DNA sequence from the Cohnella herbarum genome:
GCTCCCGAGTACGCCGATGTAGAAGTAGAACATGTGCTTGTAGATAACTGCGCGATGCAATTGCTTCGCCGCCCGTCGAGCTTCGACGTTATCGTTACGGAAAACATGTTCGGAGATATCTTGAGCGACGAAGCGGCTATGCTGACCGGATCGATCGGCATGCTCTCCTCCGCATCTCTTGGCGAAGGCAGCTTCGGATTGTACGAGCCGGTTCACGGCTCCGCTCCCGACATTGCCGGACAAGGCATCTCGAATCCGATTGCTACGATCTTGTCCGTAGCGCTCATGTTCCGTTTGACATTCGGTTACGAGGAAGCCGCGACAGCCATTGAAACCGCGGTTAAGAACGTATTGGATGCCGGACATCGCACGGGCGACATCGCGGTAGATAAGAGCACGGCGATCGGTACGACGGCTATGGGCGACTTGATCGTCGCTGCAATGAAACGTTAATTATAATAATTCTAAAAAAAGAATAATTATCATCTTGACTAGGCCGTCCAAGGATGGTACGATTTTTAACGTGATTATTGATTAGGCACTGGCGACAAGGTCGGGCTTACAGGAGGTAAATGGCATGGCAGAGCGTTTAGTAGGTCGTCCCGCACCGGATTTCACTTTGGAAACGGCAAACGGAGACGGTAAAGATTTCGGCAAAGTTTCGTTGTCCGATTACCGTGGTAAATGGTTAGTATTGTACTTCTACCCGCTGGACTTCACATTCGTGTGCCCAACGGAAATCACGGCTCTTTCCGATGCTAACGAAGTATTCAAAGGCTTGAATACGGAAGTTCTCGGCGTCAGCGTAGACAGCAAACACAGCCACCGCGCGTGGATTAATACAGCTAAGAACGATAACGGTCTTGGCCAATTGAATCACCCGCTTGGCGCGGATATCACGAAACAAGTCGCTCGCGACTATGGCGTTCTGATCGAAGAAGAAGGAATCGCGCTTCGCGGTTTGTTCATTATCGATCCGGACGGCGAATTGAAATACCAAGTCGTTAACCATAACGATGTAGGTCGCAGCGTAGAGGAAACTCTTCGCGTACTGCAAGCTTTGCAATCCGGCGGTCTGTGCCCGATGAACTGGAAAGCCGGCGACAAGCACCTCGTCGCGAAATAAGAATCGGATAGATTCGTCAGCTCCTCGGAACTTGGTTCCGGGGAGTTTTTTACCCTATTGGAAATAAAATGCGGCAGGAATTGTGTTTATAGATAGAGAATATAGTGAGAAGAATAACAATGCTGATTTGAAGGAGGGAAGGCGATGAGCTTTTGCTGTGGAGCCAGCATGATTGGAACGAAAGGGACGTTAAAACATATCCGGACACGCATTCATAACGTACCGATTTTGTTTTGCCCGGTTTGTCACCGTATCGAAGTGCACTATCTGGTGGAGAACGAATACGAAATTTTGGCCGAATATGCACACGGCGACGGAGCATCAGAAGTCGACTTCCACGACTACGTTGACGAGTCCGACAAAGCTCTTCATGAGAATTGCGTGAACAACGAAGAAGAAGACCCGATGCAAATCGTGCAAAATCAAATCGATATGTCGCTCGACTTACTGACCTTCGCGAAGGAAATCCGCGATCAGGAGTGGGAGCAGCAGTTAAAGAAACGTCTTATCGTCTTAAGTCAGAGACGCCATAAGTTGAAGTTGAAACGAACGCCGGGGGGTACGATTTAAACCCGCTCTGGGTTAGTATAGGAAGTAACGAAGACTGCACTTAAGTGGATTTCTTCTGCTTAAGGCAGTCTTTCTTATTTATTGCAGGGGGTACCCCCTTATAATGCGATAAAGCTTCGAATGGTATGAATGTGGGGTGAGCGAGTGCTGCTCGTACTTTTCAAGAAATGGCTGGGTTCATCTGGCGGATCGTCGCGGAACTCGATCGAGGGAGTCGCGCCTGATCGCATAGTAGAGCAGATCCAGAACGGAAGTCATGAACTGCGCAATGAGCTGATTCGTCAGTATCATCCATACATACTCAAGACAACCAGCCGATTTTTCCGCCGTTATATCGACCCGAAGCAGGATGACGCGTATAGCGTGGCTTTGGCGGCATTCGATGAGGCGATTACCGGTTTTTCCGCGGAGGGAGGCAGGTTGTTTTTGGGCTTCGCGGAAACGGTCATACACCGAAGGCTGATCGATTACGTGAGGAAAGAAAGCAGACATTCCGCATCCATTCCCTATAGCGCTTTCGACTCTACGACGGAAGATGGAGAGAATGCGATTAATCGAATAGAAGTCGTTCAATCGATCGAAGCTTATCATCAAGAGAGATCCGCGGACGAGCGTAAGCTGGAAATCGCGGCTTTGACGGAAGAGCTATCATTATATGGGATCACGTTTAATGATCTAGTCACCCATTCCCCCCGTCATCAAGATTCGCGAGAAGTGTTGCTTAGGATGGGGAGAAGGCTCGCGAGCGAAGAGGCGTTATTTCGTTCGCTGTGCGATAAACGGCAACTGCCGATTAAAGAACTATGCGAAATGGAGTCCGTTTCTCGCAAAACGGCCGAGCGCCATCGTAAGTATTTGATCGCGGTAAGTTTGATCGCCTATGGGACTTATCCTTTTTTGCAGGAATATATCGGCTTGGATCGTGAAGGAAAGGAGGGGATGTCATGAATCGCGGAACAGTAATGTCGTTAAATAGACGGACGGCCATCGTGCTTATGCCGGACGGTCAATTCGTAAGCGTGAAACGTCAAGCCCGGTTCCAGATCGGAGACGAGATTACCGATTTTCCGTTGGCGCGTGCCGTTCCCCGGATCCGGCAGAGATTGTTGCAAGCAGGCGCGGCCGTTTCGATGCTATTGCTCGTCTTGATCGGTTTCCTCGTATTCCGCGCGCCGCCGGTCGTAGCCTACGTGACGATGGATATTAACCCGAGCATCGAGCTGGGCTTGGATGCCAAGGAAAGAGTTCGCGAGCTGCGTGCGATTAATAAGGAAGCGGAAGGCGTCATCGAAGGGCTGAAATACCGGGGACGAGAGTTAGAGACGGTCATGAACGAGATTGCCCGGAGGTTGATTGATGACAAGGTTCTTACGGAGGACGACCGGGAAATCATGATCGCGAGCGTGCCGGTTAAGGCGGTAAAATCAACTTGGGAAAAAGATGTCACGAACAAAATGACAAGCATCCTGAATGAGGCGACGAAGCGGGAACAGCCGTCCAAGCCGGCTGCTTCGCTTGAAGTGACGACGGTATCCGTACCGGCTGAAGTTCGGGAGGAAGCGAACAAGAACGGGATCTCGTCGGGGCAAATGGCTTTCTGGCTCGTATCGAAGAGCAAAGGGCACGAAGTATCGATGGAGACGCTTAAGTCCAAGTCGCTGAAGGATATCGCTGCTTCTTGGGGCGGCGTGAATAAAGTGATGAGCAAGGGTAAATCCGATGATAAAAGCGACAAAGACGACCATGACGATAAAGACGATCGGGACGATAAAGACGACGGAAAAGCGAAAGACGACGGAAAAGCGAACCATGGAAAAAATGACAAAATACGCAACAACGGCAACAACGACGACAAACATAATGATAACGACAAGCGCGGTAATGGTATAGGCAGCCGTAATAACAATGACGATGATAAAGATGACGACAGACGCGGCAATGATTCGGGTAACCGGTATAAGGACGACGGCGATAACCGGAAAAATGACGCCTACAAACGTAACGAGGACAATGATAAACGCAGCAAGGAAGAGGGTTGGCGCGGAAAAGACGACGAAGACGATAAGGACGACGATCGGCGCAACGCGGGTAACGGGAGAGGGCATTATGATTCCGGTTACCAGGGGCGGAACGATCGGGATGGCGAGAAGCGGAATAACGATTCATCGTGGAAGCGACTGCTTGAAGATTCTAAGAATGGGAAATCCGGGCGAAGCGAAAGAGAGAACGGCCGCGGATCGAACAACAAAGACTAACAGGAGTAACCATGGATCGTCAAGGCTCGACAACTTCTCCCGTTGACAGTAATGCTAATTAATGGCTATGATTTGATTAATTTGATATTAAAATTGATTTGATCTTGCCTTGCACAGCTCTGGCGATGGGGGATGCTTGAATGGACGGATGGCGAACGCGTTATTTTCCGATTCTGGCAGAGTTTGTTCGAAGCAGCGGACTTCACGTTCGTTCGGAGACGAAGGAATTACGGCTTGAGCTTTCGGCTGTGCCGATCGACGATATTTTGGAGCATCATGAGGAAAGCGTGAAGTTTTTGCTCTCTTATGCCGAACCGGAAGACCGGATGACATTCGTGCACCGGTCTCTTTTGTTTATTACGGAATTGCTTATCGCGGTGCGAATGCCGGAAGGCGCGGCCGCGATGGAAGAAGCGGAAACGGAACGAATACTCAAAAGCGCAAGCTCTATCCACTATCCCCCGATGGAGGAAGAGCATCCGAATAAATTTGAAACCGTTCTCCAGCATATGGACAGCGGAGTTGCCTTATTCGATGGATCGGGGAACTTAAGGTTTCTTAACGTTCAGATGTCGCGAATGCTGCAAGCCCCCCGTCGCTCCTTGATCGGCTCTACGCTCAATCAACTATTTTTTCACGCGAACCTTCAGCTTTCCGTTCGTAAAAACTTCCTGAGGATCTATCGGGAAATGGTTCGGTTTCGTAGATATCACGGCGAATTCCAAGATGCGAACGGACGGTTCTTGCTAGTTAGCATCTCGCGTATCGAGGAGTTGGACGGCGACTATCTAGTTAGCGTCAAGGACGTATCCGAGTACAAGCAGATCGAACAGGCCGCATTCCAGAACGACAAGCTGGCGATGCTCGGTAAGATCGCCGCGGCCATCGCGCACGAAATCCGAAATCCGTTAACCTCGATCAGAGGTTTTATTCAACTGCTCAACCCGTTTCTCAAGAACATCGGAAAAGAAGAATACGGTCGGATCATTTTGTCGGAAATCGATCGGGCCAACGATATTATTTACGAGTTTCTGAATTCCTCCAAACCTTCCGCGCCAATGAAGCAGAAGGTTCTCGTTGGGCTGTTGCTTAAGGAAACGACAATGCTCTCGGAGAGCGAAGCGCTTATGAACGGATGCGAGATTCACAATGAAATTTTCGATCCGTATTTAACGATTGCGGTAGACGTAAAACAAATTAAGCAAGTATTTTTGAATATTATCAAAAACGCGATGGATGCGATACACGAGAAACAAGACGGGCGCAAAGGGCGCATCGATATCACGGCAAGGTTAGAAGGGAAATACGCTTTGATTTCGATTAAGGATAACGGGAAGGGCATGCAGCGGGCGACGTTGAGCCGGTTGTTCGATCCTTTTTTCACGACGAAGGAAGAAGGGACGGGCCTGGGGTTGTCGGTCAGCTATCGGATTATCCGTAATCATGGAGGCACGATTCATGTCGATAGTCAACTCAACGAAGGGACGGAATTTTTAATTTATTTGCCTTATGTCGAGTGAAAAGAGTAGAATCTGGATTAGTGATAGTGAAAGCTCAACAACCTCTTAAAGCACGAGATTCTCTCTTAGGGTGGGACATAGGCATGTTATGGAAGGATTGGCCCCTGAAATGGGAAACGACGGGGCCTAACGCACGAGGCTTACAAGGAACGGCGGAAGCCATCATCGTGTTTGCCGATCGCGCGGCTATCGATGAGGGGCGTAAGCTCGTAGAGCCGTCTATCGATTCGGCATTGAGAGATCGCGTTGATCGAGGTATTTATCAGGGAAAATCGGGAGAAACCGAACTGCTCTCCACGTTGGGAATCCTCCCCGAGAAGTATGCGCTATTCGTCGGTTGCGAGGCTGCTCCGTATACGACTAAAGCGTTGCGGGATTCCGCCGGAAGCCTAGGAACGAAGCTATTGGAATATCAAATAAAGAAAGCCGTCTTCATCGTACCCCCGGGATTCTCGTTATCCTTAGCGGAGCACGATCTAAGAGCGGCCTCTTGCGCGTTCATGGAAGGTTTGCTTCTCGGACTGTACCGTAGGAATAGTCAAGCGGAGGCGGGGCGTACGCAAGCTTTACTCGCGGAGATCGAATTCGTGCTCGATTCGGAGACGGAGATCGGCGAATGGAGCGAAGGCCTGCTGCGCGGCTTTCGGTCGGCCAATGCGGTATGTTACGCGCGGGAGCTGACGAACGAACCGGCCAATCTGCTGACTCCCGGTCGGCTAGCGAACGAAGCGAGTTTACTTGCCGCGCGGTACGGATTGGATTGCCGCATCTTCGATGAACGGGAAGCGGCTCAAGAGGGCATGGGAGGTCTATTGGCCGTCGGGAACGGGAGCGCCAACCCTCCGCGGATGATCGTGATCCATCATAGAGGGAACCCGGGCTCGGACGAGACTTTAGGACTGATCGGCAAGGGAGTAACCTTCGATACGGGGGGCATATCCCTGAAGAAAGCCGAGGGCATGGAGGAAATGATATCGGATATGGGCGGTGCCGCGGCGATCATGGGCGTCATGAGGGCAGTCGGAGAGTCGAAACCCGCAATGAATATCGTGGCCGTGATCCCCGCGGCGGAGAATATGCCCTCCGGGAGCGCATTTAAGCCGGGTGACGTTATCCGTACGTATGGCGGGAAAACCGTCGAGGTGCTGAACACCGACGCGGAAGGCAGAATCGTATTGGCGGACGGGCTCGCGACGGCTTTGCGTCAAGGGGCGACGAAGCTCATCGACGTCGCGACGTTAACCGGCGCGGTCATGCACGCGCTGGGCGACGTCACGACGGGCGCCTTCTCGAACGACGACGAGATGCTGCAGAGCTTTCTTAACTCTGCTCGTCGCGCCGGAGAATACGTATGGCCGCTTCCGACGTATCCGGAATATAAGCGTTTGCTCAAGAGCGACGTAGCCGATGTCAAAAACCATGGGGGAACCTGGGCGGGGGCGATAGCCGGAGCGCTGTTCGTAAACGCGTTCGCGGACGAGCGGCCGTGGATCCATCTGGACATCGGAGGAACGGCTTGGATGTGGAGTGACAGGGGTTTCGAGAGCAAGGGCGGGACGGGTGTCATGGTCCGTGCTTTGCTGGAATATATCAATAGCGAAGAGACAGTGCAGGAATAATGTAGCCGGTACAACATGGGGGAGCATGGA
Encoded proteins:
- a CDS encoding peroxiredoxin codes for the protein MAERLVGRPAPDFTLETANGDGKDFGKVSLSDYRGKWLVLYFYPLDFTFVCPTEITALSDANEVFKGLNTEVLGVSVDSKHSHRAWINTAKNDNGLGQLNHPLGADITKQVARDYGVLIEEEGIALRGLFIIDPDGELKYQVVNHNDVGRSVEETLRVLQALQSGGLCPMNWKAGDKHLVAK
- the sigI gene encoding RNA polymerase sigma-I factor; protein product: MLLVLFKKWLGSSGGSSRNSIEGVAPDRIVEQIQNGSHELRNELIRQYHPYILKTTSRFFRRYIDPKQDDAYSVALAAFDEAITGFSAEGGRLFLGFAETVIHRRLIDYVRKESRHSASIPYSAFDSTTEDGENAINRIEVVQSIEAYHQERSADERKLEIAALTEELSLYGITFNDLVTHSPRHQDSREVLLRMGRRLASEEALFRSLCDKRQLPIKELCEMESVSRKTAERHRKYLIAVSLIAYGTYPFLQEYIGLDREGKEGMS
- a CDS encoding anti-sigma factor domain-containing protein gives rise to the protein MNRGTVMSLNRRTAIVLMPDGQFVSVKRQARFQIGDEITDFPLARAVPRIRQRLLQAGAAVSMLLLVLIGFLVFRAPPVVAYVTMDINPSIELGLDAKERVRELRAINKEAEGVIEGLKYRGRELETVMNEIARRLIDDKVLTEDDREIMIASVPVKAVKSTWEKDVTNKMTSILNEATKREQPSKPAASLEVTTVSVPAEVREEANKNGISSGQMAFWLVSKSKGHEVSMETLKSKSLKDIAASWGGVNKVMSKGKSDDKSDKDDHDDKDDRDDKDDGKAKDDGKANHGKNDKIRNNGNNDDKHNDNDKRGNGIGSRNNNDDDKDDDRRGNDSGNRYKDDGDNRKNDAYKRNEDNDKRSKEEGWRGKDDEDDKDDDRRNAGNGRGHYDSGYQGRNDRDGEKRNNDSSWKRLLEDSKNGKSGRSERENGRGSNNKD
- a CDS encoding ATP-binding protein yields the protein MDGWRTRYFPILAEFVRSSGLHVRSETKELRLELSAVPIDDILEHHEESVKFLLSYAEPEDRMTFVHRSLLFITELLIAVRMPEGAAAMEEAETERILKSASSIHYPPMEEEHPNKFETVLQHMDSGVALFDGSGNLRFLNVQMSRMLQAPRRSLIGSTLNQLFFHANLQLSVRKNFLRIYREMVRFRRYHGEFQDANGRFLLVSISRIEELDGDYLVSVKDVSEYKQIEQAAFQNDKLAMLGKIAAAIAHEIRNPLTSIRGFIQLLNPFLKNIGKEEYGRIILSEIDRANDIIYEFLNSSKPSAPMKQKVLVGLLLKETTMLSESEALMNGCEIHNEIFDPYLTIAVDVKQIKQVFLNIIKNAMDAIHEKQDGRKGRIDITARLEGKYALISIKDNGKGMQRATLSRLFDPFFTTKEEGTGLGLSVSYRIIRNHGGTIHVDSQLNEGTEFLIYLPYVE
- a CDS encoding leucyl aminopeptidase, with protein sequence MLWKDWPLKWETTGPNARGLQGTAEAIIVFADRAAIDEGRKLVEPSIDSALRDRVDRGIYQGKSGETELLSTLGILPEKYALFVGCEAAPYTTKALRDSAGSLGTKLLEYQIKKAVFIVPPGFSLSLAEHDLRAASCAFMEGLLLGLYRRNSQAEAGRTQALLAEIEFVLDSETEIGEWSEGLLRGFRSANAVCYARELTNEPANLLTPGRLANEASLLAARYGLDCRIFDEREAAQEGMGGLLAVGNGSANPPRMIVIHHRGNPGSDETLGLIGKGVTFDTGGISLKKAEGMEEMISDMGGAAAIMGVMRAVGESKPAMNIVAVIPAAENMPSGSAFKPGDVIRTYGGKTVEVLNTDAEGRIVLADGLATALRQGATKLIDVATLTGAVMHALGDVTTGAFSNDDEMLQSFLNSARRAGEYVWPLPTYPEYKRLLKSDVADVKNHGGTWAGAIAGALFVNAFADERPWIHLDIGGTAWMWSDRGFESKGGTGVMVRALLEYINSEETVQE